The following coding sequences lie in one Arabidopsis thaliana chromosome 3, partial sequence genomic window:
- the RALFL21 gene encoding RALF-like 21 (RALF-like 21 (RALFL21); CONTAINS InterPro DOMAIN/s: Rapid ALkalinization Factor (InterPro:IPR008801); BEST Arabidopsis thaliana protein match is: ralf-like 28 (TAIR:AT4G11510.1); Has 28 Blast hits to 28 proteins in 3 species: Archae - 0; Bacteria - 0; Metazoa - 0; Fungi - 0; Plants - 28; Viruses - 0; Other Eukaryotes - 0 (source: NCBI BLink).), which translates to MSNMKITNRFMLVATFIACVFISSMNMTVGKVIGYPGLKPDLPCDHHRYPSACAPSEQPVNPYRRGCSKIHRCRRDSPPAPISRKMLIRGQLIYNNAYNAYIQYP; encoded by the coding sequence atgagcaatatgaaaataacaaataggTTTATGCTAGTGGCAACATTCATAGCATGTGTGTTCATAAGCAGCATGAACATGACGGTTGGAAAAGTAATTGGGTATCCAGGGTTGAAGCCTGATCTTCCTTGTGATCATCATCGGTATCCTTCTGCATGTGCACCCTCCGAACAACCAGTGAATCCTTACAGACGGGGATGTAGTAAAATACATAGATGTAGACGCGATTCACCCCCTGCACCAATTTCTAGAAAAATGTTAATACGAGgtcaattaatttataataatgcATATAATGCATATATCCAATATCCatga